In Solobacterium moorei, a single genomic region encodes these proteins:
- the hpt gene encoding hypoxanthine phosphoribosyltransferase, whose product MWVEKDIKKVLVNEQQISERSKELGAKITEDYAGKQPLLVALLRGSVPFLAELIKHIDLDIQYDFMDVSSYEGTESIGDIRILKDLDTSVKGLDILLVEDIVDTGRTIQTVRETLLHKGANSVRIITLLDKPSRRVVDIKADYVGFEIENEFVIGFGMDFNQRYRCLPYIGVLKDECYQCNEE is encoded by the coding sequence ACGAACAACAGATTAGTGAACGTTCTAAGGAATTAGGCGCTAAGATTACAGAAGATTATGCTGGAAAACAACCACTATTAGTGGCACTATTACGTGGATCTGTTCCTTTCTTAGCTGAGTTAATTAAACATATTGATTTAGACATTCAGTATGACTTTATGGATGTTAGTAGCTATGAGGGTACAGAATCGATTGGTGATATTAGAATCTTAAAGGATCTAGATACATCTGTTAAAGGATTGGATATCTTACTTGTAGAGGATATTGTTGATACAGGAAGAACCATTCAGACTGTACGTGAAACACTATTACATAAGGGTGCTAATAGCGTTAGAATCATTACACTATTAGATAAGCCTAGTCGTCGTGTTGTGGATATTAAAGCGGACTATGTTGGTTTTGAAATCGAAAATGAATTCGTTATTGGGTTTGGTATGGATTTCAACCAGAGATATCGTTGTCTTCCATACATTGGTGTATTGAAGGACGAATGTTATCAATGCAATGAGGAGTAA